In one Bradyrhizobium cosmicum genomic region, the following are encoded:
- a CDS encoding amino acid ABC transporter ATP-binding protein, producing the protein MTKPLVAIRSVTKNFGEFQALRNVSLDVWPGEVMCLIGASGSGKTTLLRCINQLAAIDAGGIWLDGELLGVREQGGRLHRLNERAIGRQRLKTGMVFQRFNLFPHKTALENVTEGPLQVQGRKSDEVRAEALELLRRVGLSAKADSYPAQLSGGQQQRVAIARALAMKPMLMLFDEPTSALDPELVGEVLAVMKELAKSGMTMMVVTHELGFAREVADRVVYMDQGAIVEQGRASDVLGAPREERTKAFLSAVI; encoded by the coding sequence ATGACAAAGCCGCTTGTCGCGATCCGCTCCGTCACCAAGAACTTTGGGGAGTTCCAGGCGCTCAGAAATGTGTCGCTGGACGTCTGGCCTGGCGAAGTGATGTGCCTGATCGGTGCCTCCGGCTCCGGCAAGACCACGCTGCTCCGCTGCATCAACCAGCTTGCCGCGATCGATGCCGGCGGCATCTGGCTCGACGGCGAGCTCCTCGGCGTGCGCGAGCAGGGCGGCAGGCTCCATCGGCTTAACGAGCGGGCGATCGGGCGGCAACGGTTGAAGACCGGCATGGTGTTCCAGCGCTTCAATCTGTTTCCGCACAAGACGGCGCTCGAAAACGTCACCGAAGGGCCGCTCCAGGTGCAGGGCCGCAAGTCTGACGAGGTGCGGGCCGAGGCGCTCGAGCTGCTTCGGCGCGTCGGATTGTCGGCCAAGGCCGACTCCTATCCCGCGCAGCTCTCCGGCGGCCAGCAGCAGCGCGTCGCCATTGCGCGGGCGCTCGCGATGAAGCCGATGCTGATGCTGTTCGACGAGCCGACCAGCGCGCTCGATCCTGAACTCGTCGGCGAGGTGCTCGCGGTCATGAAGGAGCTGGCGAAGAGCGGCATGACCATGATGGTGGTGACGCACGAGCTCGGCTTCGCCCGCGAGGTCGCCGATCGGGTCGTCTACATGGACCAGGGCGCGATCGTCGAGCAGGGGCGCGCGTCGGACGTGTTGGGCGCGCCGCGCGAGGAGCGCACCAAGGCATTTCTTTCGGCAGTGATCTAA
- a CDS encoding ABC transporter substrate-binding protein translates to MKRLLVAAALFGVMTVSAVAIELPAEIAKRGSIKVALVPNYPPMEFRDPATNTLSGFDIDLGEAIGKKLGLKIEWQETSFDQFMPSISTGRVDAILSGFTDYASRHETATFIDYLRTGPHFFVQQSRAAEFKDMAAFCGKKVGASRRTMFPAMINAWSEKSCGSNPVVFVGTDGSADARTQLKQGRIDAAVQGNETLPYIMELEPGAYTPVGTTIASQFVGIAIPVKEKALQQAMLEAVDALIADGTYKTLLAKWKLTDNALEKATINAGQ, encoded by the coding sequence ATGAAGAGATTGTTGGTTGCGGCGGCGCTGTTTGGCGTCATGACCGTTTCGGCTGTTGCGATCGAGCTGCCGGCTGAGATCGCGAAGCGCGGCAGCATCAAGGTCGCGCTGGTGCCGAACTATCCGCCGATGGAGTTCCGCGATCCCGCCACCAACACGCTGTCCGGATTCGACATCGATCTCGGCGAGGCCATCGGCAAGAAGCTGGGTCTCAAGATCGAATGGCAGGAGACCAGCTTCGACCAGTTCATGCCGTCGATCTCGACCGGCCGTGTCGATGCGATCCTCTCCGGCTTTACCGACTATGCCAGCCGGCACGAGACCGCGACCTTCATCGACTATCTGCGGACCGGCCCGCACTTCTTCGTGCAGCAGTCGCGCGCGGCGGAGTTCAAGGACATGGCCGCATTCTGCGGCAAGAAGGTCGGCGCCAGCCGCCGTACCATGTTCCCGGCCATGATCAATGCCTGGAGCGAGAAGAGCTGCGGCAGCAATCCGGTCGTCTTCGTCGGCACCGACGGATCGGCCGATGCCCGCACCCAGCTCAAGCAGGGCCGTATCGACGCCGCCGTGCAGGGCAACGAGACGCTGCCCTACATCATGGAGCTCGAGCCCGGCGCCTACACGCCGGTCGGAACGACGATTGCGTCGCAGTTCGTCGGCATCGCCATTCCGGTCAAGGAAAAGGCACTGCAGCAGGCCATGCTGGAGGCGGTCGATGCGCTGATCGCCGACGGCACCTACAAGACCCTGCTCGCCAAGTGGAAACTGACTGACAACGCACTCGAGAAGGCGACCATCAATGCTGGACAGTAA
- a CDS encoding ABC transporter substrate-binding protein, translating into MKTLRLLTAVSIAALAAGISAASAQQKTLYVAGYGGSFEKTIRDEVIPTFEKENGVKVEYVAGNSTDTLAKLQAQKGNQQIDVAIVDDGPMYQAIQLGFCGKLDGLPADLYDTARFKDDRAVAIGIVATGLMYNTKVFAEKGWAPPTSWNDLKDTKYAKQLVIPPINNTYGLEALVMLSKMNGGGETNVDSGFKIFKEQINPNVLAYEPSPGKMTELFQSGQAVIAVWGTGRVQSFANTGFPVDFVYPKEGAATLLTTACPITKPNASPLASSFVKMLLDPKIQLVMLKEYGYGPVLKSLVVPPEFGKMAPIGERAAKLYNPDWTVINEKREEWTKRWNREVER; encoded by the coding sequence ATGAAGACTCTTCGCCTTCTGACAGCGGTCAGCATCGCGGCGCTCGCCGCCGGCATTTCGGCCGCCTCGGCTCAGCAGAAAACGCTTTATGTCGCCGGCTACGGCGGCTCGTTCGAGAAGACCATCCGGGACGAGGTGATCCCGACCTTCGAGAAGGAGAATGGGGTCAAGGTCGAATACGTCGCCGGCAACTCCACCGACACGCTGGCAAAGCTCCAGGCGCAGAAGGGAAACCAGCAGATCGACGTCGCGATCGTCGATGACGGCCCAATGTATCAGGCGATCCAGCTCGGCTTCTGCGGCAAGCTCGACGGCCTGCCGGCCGATCTGTACGACACCGCCCGCTTCAAGGACGATCGTGCCGTCGCGATCGGCATCGTCGCCACCGGGCTGATGTACAACACCAAGGTGTTTGCCGAGAAAGGCTGGGCGCCGCCAACCTCGTGGAATGACCTGAAGGACACGAAATACGCCAAGCAGCTCGTGATCCCGCCGATCAACAACACCTATGGCCTGGAAGCGCTGGTGATGCTGTCGAAGATGAACGGCGGCGGCGAGACCAATGTCGATTCCGGCTTCAAGATCTTCAAGGAGCAGATCAATCCGAACGTGCTCGCCTACGAGCCGTCGCCGGGCAAGATGACCGAGCTGTTCCAGTCCGGCCAGGCCGTGATCGCGGTGTGGGGCACCGGCCGCGTGCAGAGCTTCGCCAACACCGGCTTCCCCGTCGACTTCGTCTATCCGAAGGAGGGCGCGGCGACGCTGCTGACGACGGCGTGTCCGATCACCAAGCCGAACGCCTCCCCGCTGGCGTCCAGCTTCGTCAAGATGCTGCTCGATCCCAAGATCCAGCTCGTGATGCTGAAGGAATACGGCTACGGCCCGGTGCTGAAATCGCTGGTGGTGCCGCCGGAGTTCGGCAAGATGGCGCCGATCGGCGAGCGCGCGGCAAAGCTCTATAATCCGGACTGGACCGTCATCAACGAGAAGCGCGAGGAGTGGACCAAGCGCTGGAATCGCGAAGTCGAGCGTTGA
- a CDS encoding LysR substrate-binding domain-containing protein, giving the protein MARINSRQVEAFRATMLTGSVTEAAALMTVTQPAVSRLLRDLQALLKMELFERRGTGLVPTAAAMALYTEVERSFVGLERITAAAEEIRGRRTGSLRIAALPALSNGYLPRLTGHFLKERPNLNLAFFGVISPIVVDWVLNNQCDVGFAEVPIAHSGLPSQKLPAPARVAVLPTGHRLTEKEVLEPRDFEGETFISLSAGSSSRHLVDQIFHRHDVRRVLRVETALSEIMCGMVSSGLGVAICDPFTAQEFSTRGVVVRRFLPRIDFEFSAVFPAQRSPSPVALDLVETMRKALVEFED; this is encoded by the coding sequence ATGGCCCGGATCAATTCGCGACAGGTGGAAGCCTTCCGGGCAACGATGCTCACCGGCAGCGTCACCGAGGCGGCCGCGTTGATGACCGTGACGCAGCCGGCGGTCAGCCGGCTGCTGCGCGACCTCCAGGCGCTGTTGAAGATGGAGCTGTTCGAGCGGCGCGGCACCGGCCTCGTGCCGACCGCAGCAGCAATGGCGCTCTATACTGAAGTGGAGCGCTCCTTCGTCGGCCTCGAACGCATCACCGCGGCGGCCGAAGAAATCCGCGGCCGCCGCACCGGCTCGCTGCGAATTGCCGCCCTTCCGGCGCTGTCGAACGGCTATCTGCCGCGGCTCACCGGGCATTTTTTGAAAGAGCGTCCCAACCTGAACCTCGCTTTCTTCGGCGTGATCTCGCCCATCGTGGTCGACTGGGTGCTGAACAATCAGTGCGACGTCGGTTTTGCCGAGGTGCCGATCGCGCATTCCGGCCTGCCGAGCCAGAAGCTGCCGGCGCCCGCGCGCGTCGCGGTGCTGCCCACAGGCCATCGGCTCACGGAAAAGGAAGTTCTGGAGCCGCGCGATTTCGAAGGCGAGACCTTTATCTCGCTGTCGGCGGGATCTTCGAGCCGGCACCTCGTCGACCAGATCTTCCATCGTCACGATGTCCGCCGCGTGCTGCGGGTCGAGACCGCGCTGTCGGAGATCATGTGCGGCATGGTGTCATCGGGGCTGGGCGTCGCGATCTGCGATCCCTTCACCGCGCAGGAATTTTCCACCCGCGGCGTCGTCGTGCGCCGCTTCCTGCCGCGCATCGACTTCGAATTCTCCGCGGTATTCCCTGCGCAGCGCAGCCCCTCGCCTGTGGCGCTGGATCTGGTCGAGACCATGCGCAAGGCGCTTGTTGAATTTGAAGATTAG
- a CDS encoding aspartate/glutamate racemase family protein: protein MSHRRILVINPNSSASVTAAIDEAVAPLRIAGGPDIEVVGLAEGPPGISSQRDADSVVMPLVNRVTRDDADAFVLACFSDPGLHAVREAAGGRPVLGIAECGIFRALMLGERFGVIALSPSSIRRQQRMARVLGVDSRYAGSWSVGASAAETAGADIRGRLIEAGRALVTQCRADVVVMGCAGMASHRAAIADAIGVPVIEPAQQAVAAAIGAVLLNI, encoded by the coding sequence ATGAGCCATCGCCGTATCCTCGTCATCAACCCCAACTCGTCGGCGTCGGTGACGGCGGCAATCGACGAGGCAGTCGCACCGCTGCGCATCGCCGGCGGTCCGGACATCGAGGTGGTCGGACTTGCCGAGGGGCCGCCAGGCATCAGCTCGCAGCGCGATGCCGACAGCGTGGTGATGCCGCTGGTCAATCGCGTCACGCGTGACGATGCGGATGCCTTCGTGCTCGCCTGCTTCAGCGATCCCGGCCTGCATGCGGTGCGCGAGGCCGCTGGCGGACGCCCGGTGCTGGGCATCGCCGAATGCGGCATCTTTCGCGCGCTGATGCTCGGCGAGCGCTTTGGCGTCATCGCGTTGTCGCCCTCCAGCATCCGCCGCCAGCAGCGCATGGCGCGGGTGCTGGGTGTCGACAGCCGCTACGCCGGGAGCTGGTCGGTCGGCGCAAGCGCGGCGGAGACGGCGGGTGCCGATATCCGCGGACGATTGATCGAGGCCGGCCGCGCGCTCGTCACCCAATGCCGCGCCGACGTCGTGGTGATGGGCTGTGCCGGCATGGCCTCGCACCGCGCGGCGATTGCGGACGCCATCGGCGTGCCCGTGATCGAGCCTGCGCAGCAGGCGGTCGCGGCCGCGATCGGCGCCGTCTTGTTGAACATCTAA
- a CDS encoding ABC transporter permease, translated as MSTAADERNARAPWALTAPALVLFVGVLMIPLAMTVMLSFHDWGQYKGIEPVFILKNWHEIATDPYYAEMFWRTFRIAILTTLLTALLGAPEAYILNRMDGRWKSIFLLVILGPLLISVVARTLGWALLFGGNNGLVNKLLMSAGVIRSPIPFMFTETGMVIALAHVMMPFMVLSVWAALQRLDPQIENAAMSLGAGPITTIRRIIMPQIMPGVLSGAIIVFSLSASAFATPAIIGGRRLKVAATLAYDEFLNTLNWPLGAAVATLLLVALVLIVVGSNALIERRYAEVFR; from the coding sequence ATGAGCACGGCCGCCGACGAGCGCAACGCACGTGCGCCCTGGGCGCTGACGGCGCCGGCCCTGGTGCTGTTCGTCGGCGTGCTGATGATTCCGCTGGCGATGACGGTGATGTTGTCGTTCCACGACTGGGGCCAATACAAGGGCATCGAGCCGGTCTTCATCCTCAAGAACTGGCACGAGATCGCGACCGATCCCTATTACGCCGAGATGTTTTGGCGGACGTTTCGCATCGCGATCCTGACCACGCTGCTCACCGCATTGCTCGGCGCACCCGAGGCCTACATTCTCAACCGCATGGACGGCCGCTGGAAGAGTATTTTCCTGCTGGTCATTCTCGGGCCGCTGCTGATCTCCGTGGTGGCGCGCACGCTCGGCTGGGCGCTGCTGTTCGGCGGCAACAACGGCCTCGTCAACAAGCTGCTGATGTCGGCAGGCGTGATCCGCTCGCCGATTCCCTTCATGTTCACCGAGACCGGCATGGTCATCGCACTCGCGCATGTCATGATGCCGTTCATGGTGTTGTCGGTGTGGGCGGCGCTGCAGCGGCTCGACCCACAGATCGAGAATGCCGCGATGTCACTCGGCGCCGGCCCGATCACCACGATCCGCCGCATCATCATGCCGCAGATCATGCCGGGCGTGCTGTCGGGCGCGATCATCGTGTTTTCGCTCTCGGCCAGCGCGTTTGCGACGCCCGCGATCATCGGCGGCCGCCGGCTCAAGGTCGCGGCGACGCTTGCCTATGACGAATTCCTCAACACGCTGAACTGGCCGCTCGGTGCCGCGGTCGCGACGCTGTTGCTGGTCGCGCTGGTGCTGATCGTCGTCGGCAGCAACGCGCTGATCGAGCGCCGCTATGCCGAGGTGTTCCGATGA
- a CDS encoding polysaccharide deacetylase family protein encodes MLDSKALQSIPLIPANTADPAPEYPWPKPYRSAMFLSFDVDSESAWTSKDAVHAQRLITMSYGGYEARVGTPKLLELLDQLDLKATFFVTGWSVDAHPAMAESILKAGHEIGHHGYHHLLPDPGDPWIEEELERGFEALKRRLGVRPTGYRAPYGEFTEELRVALVRHGIVYTSSFRDDVRPYRHRLADGKPGTIELPVTASYDDWMHGLSARFSPRSIFPKEHVLSIWKDELDETRDWGALVTTVLHPQCSGRPMRLRLLREFLTYAKSCPDVWITTGEKIAENFLRHEAANR; translated from the coding sequence ATGCTGGACAGTAAAGCACTCCAGAGCATTCCGCTCATCCCGGCCAACACCGCAGATCCCGCGCCGGAATATCCGTGGCCGAAGCCGTACAGATCGGCGATGTTCCTGTCGTTCGACGTCGACTCGGAGAGCGCGTGGACCAGCAAGGACGCCGTACATGCGCAGCGACTGATCACCATGAGCTATGGCGGCTATGAAGCACGCGTCGGCACGCCGAAGCTGCTGGAGCTGCTCGACCAGCTCGATCTCAAGGCGACGTTCTTCGTCACGGGATGGTCGGTCGACGCGCATCCGGCGATGGCCGAGTCGATCCTCAAGGCCGGCCACGAGATCGGCCATCACGGCTATCATCATCTCTTGCCAGATCCCGGCGATCCCTGGATCGAGGAAGAGCTGGAGCGCGGATTCGAGGCGCTGAAGCGCCGGCTCGGCGTCAGGCCGACCGGCTATCGTGCGCCGTACGGTGAGTTCACGGAAGAGCTGCGGGTCGCGCTGGTACGGCACGGCATTGTTTACACATCCTCCTTCCGCGACGACGTGCGTCCCTATCGCCATCGCCTCGCCGATGGCAAGCCGGGCACGATCGAGCTGCCGGTGACCGCGAGCTATGACGACTGGATGCACGGCCTCTCCGCGCGCTTCAGCCCGCGCTCGATCTTCCCGAAGGAGCACGTGCTGTCGATCTGGAAGGACGAGCTCGACGAGACCAGAGACTGGGGCGCGTTGGTCACGACCGTGCTGCATCCGCAATGCAGCGGCCGCCCGATGCGGCTGCGCCTGCTGCGCGAGTTCCTGACCTACGCCAAGTCGTGCCCGGACGTGTGGATCACGACCGGCGAGAAGATCGCGGAGAACTTCCTGCGCCACGAGGCGGCCAACCGTTGA
- a CDS encoding amidohydrolase family protein: MSTIAIFGSYVLSRKDGAQDVLRDHWVLVEGKKIVAVTRDKPSADEVYDRPGRFVLPGLLNLHNHCFSEAVARSHSEDGNGRKNNQSIVYTVLLPLTKRGAEILSAEERMAVARLGILQLLKGGATTVMEPFRNSIPEMFDAAEEMGIRFYGAPYLFSTSDAKAGPDGVVQYSGDDGTADMATWDALYQRWNNRGDGRIGLAMSPHATDTCGPDLLRACATRARELGVPITTHMAQSRAEVETIGKRYGDRTPAQYLDWLGLLAHDLMAAHCIFSSDDDLKLMAARGMTVLNCPRVFARAGVTAAFSRFAEHGVRTVVGTDGYNMDLLGELNAASLISKITSQRADVANSPELIEANTAVAADVIKRPDLGRIEPGATADLTVVDLAHPHLQPLFDPRRALIALANRANIDQVMVDGRMLIDAGRYLGADEAAITAAGTAAIGKIWDLPEAQAAFNG, from the coding sequence ATGAGCACCATCGCAATCTTCGGCAGCTATGTGCTGTCACGGAAGGACGGCGCGCAGGATGTGCTGCGCGACCATTGGGTTCTGGTCGAAGGCAAGAAGATTGTCGCAGTTACGCGCGACAAGCCGAGCGCCGACGAGGTCTACGACCGTCCCGGCCGCTTCGTGCTGCCGGGCCTGTTGAACCTGCACAATCACTGCTTCTCTGAAGCGGTGGCGCGCAGCCACAGCGAGGACGGCAACGGCCGCAAGAACAACCAGAGCATCGTCTATACGGTGCTGCTGCCCCTCACGAAGCGCGGCGCCGAGATCTTGTCGGCGGAAGAGCGAATGGCGGTCGCGCGGCTTGGCATCCTTCAACTCCTCAAGGGCGGCGCCACCACCGTGATGGAGCCGTTCCGCAATTCGATCCCGGAGATGTTCGATGCCGCCGAGGAGATGGGCATCCGCTTCTACGGCGCGCCTTATCTGTTCTCGACGTCCGACGCCAAGGCCGGCCCCGATGGTGTCGTTCAGTATTCCGGCGATGACGGTACCGCCGACATGGCGACGTGGGACGCGCTCTATCAACGCTGGAACAATCGCGGCGACGGCCGCATCGGCCTTGCGATGAGCCCGCACGCGACCGACACCTGCGGCCCCGACCTGCTGAGGGCTTGTGCGACGCGGGCACGCGAACTCGGCGTTCCCATCACCACGCACATGGCGCAGAGCCGCGCCGAGGTCGAGACCATCGGCAAGCGCTATGGCGACCGCACCCCAGCGCAATATCTGGACTGGCTCGGCCTGCTCGCCCACGATCTGATGGCGGCGCATTGCATATTCAGCAGCGATGACGATCTCAAGCTGATGGCGGCGCGCGGCATGACCGTGCTGAATTGCCCCCGCGTGTTCGCGCGCGCCGGCGTCACTGCCGCCTTCAGCCGCTTCGCCGAGCACGGTGTCCGCACCGTAGTCGGCACCGACGGCTACAACATGGATTTGCTCGGCGAGCTCAATGCCGCCTCGCTGATCTCCAAGATCACGTCGCAGCGCGCCGATGTCGCTAACTCGCCCGAATTGATCGAGGCGAACACGGCTGTTGCCGCCGACGTGATCAAGCGGCCGGACCTCGGCCGCATCGAGCCGGGCGCGACGGCTGACCTGACCGTCGTCGATCTCGCTCATCCACATCTGCAGCCGCTGTTCGATCCGCGCCGCGCGCTGATCGCGCTCGCCAACCGCGCCAATATCGATCAGGTCATGGTCGATGGCCGCATGCTGATCGACGCCGGGCGCTATCTCGGCGCCGACGAAGCGGCGATTACCGCAGCCGGCACCGCGGCGATCGGCAAGATCTGGGACCTGCCGGAGGCGCAGGCCGCGTTCAACGGCTGA
- a CDS encoding ABC transporter substrate-binding protein: MPISRRSLLKAAAAVPALSLPGVVRAESQSTLRFIPVIDLAFVDPIYSTAQVSRNHGFMVCDTLYGMSSSLQVSPQMLSGHAISGDMLQWDLSLRDGLFWHDGERVLARDCVASIRRWAARDGFGGELMDATAELSAADDRTIRFRLKRPFPLLPQALGKAAINPCFMMPERLASQDPFKPLTEVIGSGPFRYLADERVQGARNAYARFDRYQPRTDGKPDWTAGPKIVHYDRVVWTTTPDAGTGVAALQTGEQDWQETTPHDLLPIVKAAGDIETRILDPRGYACMLRLNHLQPPFDNPAIRRALLGAIDQSAFMTAVAGTDPAFQVSPIGYFAPGTPMASDIGLDVFRGPRNYDKVKADLKAAGYNGEKIVLLVPTNSLAQKPLGEIAVDSLRKAGMNVEYAGLDFAVVLQRQLKKDPIGQGGWSAAVGNWQGIDWLNPAGNTNIRGEGKVAGWYASERMGPLRSQWLAASELAEQQRICREIQAVAFEEIPYIPIGLYKQPTAYRKAITGILDGAAVFWNVRPA; this comes from the coding sequence ATGCCTATCTCCCGCCGCTCGCTCCTCAAGGCTGCCGCCGCAGTGCCGGCGCTGTCGCTGCCGGGCGTCGTCCGTGCTGAATCGCAATCCACACTGCGCTTCATTCCCGTCATCGATCTCGCATTCGTCGATCCCATCTATTCGACCGCTCAGGTGTCGCGAAACCACGGTTTCATGGTTTGCGACACGCTCTACGGCATGAGCTCCTCGCTCCAGGTCTCGCCGCAGATGCTGTCGGGCCACGCCATCTCCGGTGACATGCTGCAATGGGACCTCAGCTTGCGCGATGGCCTGTTCTGGCACGATGGCGAACGTGTGCTGGCGCGCGACTGCGTCGCCAGCATCCGACGTTGGGCGGCGCGCGACGGTTTTGGCGGCGAGCTGATGGATGCGACCGCGGAGCTCTCGGCTGCGGACGACCGCACCATCCGTTTCCGTCTCAAGCGTCCGTTCCCGCTGCTGCCGCAGGCGCTCGGCAAGGCCGCGATCAATCCATGTTTCATGATGCCGGAGCGGCTGGCGAGCCAGGACCCGTTCAAGCCGCTCACTGAGGTGATCGGCAGCGGCCCGTTCCGCTATCTCGCAGACGAGCGCGTGCAGGGCGCCCGTAACGCCTATGCCAGGTTCGACCGCTACCAGCCGCGCACCGACGGCAAGCCGGATTGGACCGCGGGGCCGAAGATCGTACACTACGATCGCGTGGTCTGGACCACGACACCTGACGCCGGCACCGGCGTCGCCGCGCTCCAGACCGGCGAGCAGGACTGGCAGGAAACGACGCCGCACGATCTGTTGCCGATCGTCAAGGCCGCCGGCGACATCGAGACGCGGATCCTCGATCCCCGCGGCTACGCCTGCATGCTGCGGCTCAATCATCTGCAGCCGCCGTTTGACAATCCCGCCATCCGCCGCGCGCTGCTCGGTGCCATCGACCAGTCCGCGTTCATGACAGCGGTGGCGGGCACCGATCCGGCTTTCCAGGTCTCGCCGATCGGCTATTTCGCCCCGGGGACGCCGATGGCGAGCGACATCGGTCTCGACGTGTTCCGCGGGCCGCGCAACTACGACAAGGTCAAGGCTGACCTCAAGGCCGCCGGCTACAATGGCGAGAAGATCGTGCTCCTCGTCCCCACCAACTCGCTGGCGCAAAAGCCGCTCGGCGAGATCGCCGTCGACAGCCTGCGCAAGGCCGGCATGAACGTCGAATATGCCGGGCTCGATTTCGCCGTCGTGCTGCAGCGCCAGCTCAAGAAGGACCCGATCGGGCAGGGCGGCTGGAGCGCCGCGGTCGGCAACTGGCAGGGCATCGACTGGCTCAACCCGGCCGGCAACACCAACATCCGTGGCGAAGGCAAGGTCGCCGGCTGGTATGCGAGCGAGAGGATGGGACCCTTGCGCAGCCAGTGGCTGGCGGCCTCCGAGCTCGCCGAGCAGCAGCGCATCTGCCGCGAGATCCAGGCGGTGGCGTTCGAGGAAATCCCCTATATTCCGATCGGCCTGTACAAGCAGCCGACCGCCTATCGCAAAGCCATCACCGGCATTCTCGACGGCGCCGCCGTCTTCTGGAACGTACGCCCCGCATGA
- a CDS encoding ABC transporter ATP-binding protein: protein MAYLELDRVAKQFGAQTVVDDFSLSVGKGEFISFLGPSGCGKTTTLQMIAGFLDPTRGAIRLEGKDLAAIHPAKRGLGIVFQSYALFPHMTAAENVAFGLEMRKVTRSERAERVRAALAMVGLAGYEDRHPRRMSGGQQQRVALARALVIKPSVLLLDEPLSNLDAKLREEMQIELRQIQRTIGTTTILVTHDQNEAMSLSDRIVVMSQGKIEQIGTPQETYERPASAFVSQFLGKTNDFAATIDRTAAQARVTAGSWSAPAPAGLSGPVTVSIRPERIGFGDTGLSARIVTRIFQGNHWLFQCESECGPAIVIRQNDGEKQPAEGEAVRLAWRPEDMSVRGGASA, encoded by the coding sequence ATGGCCTATCTCGAGCTCGATCGGGTCGCCAAGCAGTTCGGCGCGCAGACCGTGGTCGACGACTTCAGCCTGTCGGTGGGGAAGGGGGAGTTCATCTCCTTTCTCGGCCCGTCGGGTTGCGGCAAGACCACGACGCTGCAGATGATCGCGGGCTTCCTCGACCCCACGCGCGGCGCGATCCGCCTGGAGGGCAAGGATCTGGCCGCGATCCATCCGGCCAAGCGCGGGCTCGGCATCGTGTTCCAGAGCTACGCGCTGTTTCCGCACATGACTGCGGCGGAAAACGTCGCCTTTGGTCTGGAGATGCGCAAGGTGACGCGCAGTGAGCGGGCCGAACGTGTTCGCGCCGCGCTCGCGATGGTCGGGCTCGCCGGCTACGAGGACCGCCATCCGCGTCGCATGTCCGGCGGCCAGCAGCAGCGCGTGGCACTGGCCCGTGCGCTGGTGATCAAGCCGAGCGTGCTGCTGCTCGACGAGCCGCTGTCCAACCTCGACGCCAAGCTGCGCGAGGAGATGCAGATCGAACTGCGCCAGATCCAGCGCACCATCGGTACCACCACGATTCTCGTCACCCACGACCAGAACGAGGCGATGTCGCTGTCCGACCGCATCGTGGTGATGAGCCAGGGCAAGATCGAGCAGATCGGCACGCCGCAGGAGACCTATGAGCGGCCGGCTTCGGCGTTCGTCTCGCAGTTCCTGGGCAAGACCAACGATTTTGCCGCGACGATCGATCGGACCGCCGCGCAAGCGCGGGTGACGGCGGGCTCCTGGAGCGCGCCGGCGCCGGCTGGTCTCAGCGGCCCCGTGACCGTCAGCATTCGACCCGAGCGGATCGGCTTTGGCGATACCGGTCTCAGCGCCAGGATCGTCACACGCATCTTCCAGGGCAATCACTGGCTGTTCCAGTGCGAGAGCGAATGCGGCCCGGCGATCGTGATCCGGCAGAATGACGGCGAGAAGCAGCCGGCCGAAGGCGAGGCCGTTCGTCTTGCCTGGCGTCCGGAGGACATGAGCGTGCGCGGCGGAGCTTCCGCATGA